The following nucleotide sequence is from Zea mays cultivar B73 chromosome 1, Zm-B73-REFERENCE-NAM-5.0, whole genome shotgun sequence.
caagacacaccaaagtgatcaaatcctctcccaattccacacaaggctttagtgattagtgagagagatttgttgtgttcttttgagctcttgcgcttggattgcttccttctttcatctTTCttacgaacaactcaattgtaaccaaggcaagagacaccaattgtgtggtggtccttgcggggaagtttgttcccgtttgattgagaagagaagctcactcggtccgagggaccgtttgagagagggaaagggttgaaagagacccggtctttgtgaccacctcaacggggagtaggtttgcgagaaccgaacctcggtaaaacaaatccgcgtgtcacactctttattcgcttgcgatttgttttgcaccctctctctcggactcgattatatttctaacgctaacccggcttgtagttgtgattaagtttgtaaatttcagattcgccctattcaccccccctctaggcgactttcactaataTAATTCACTGGCACTAATTTGGACAGTTTGGTTCAACTTTCCAACTAAGTATGGGTACTCATATTTATGTCTAATTAATATTTTAATTATAAACAATATGTTTATTGATAGTAAAATGCATGAGATAATTTTTCCAGCCAACATAGTTGTTGGCTAGTAATTGGACGTAGACTATGAGCATGTTTGCGACAGCTCCAACAGCTCTAGATTCACTAAGAATAGCTCTACTCCACAAAAAAGTTACTCAAACAATCCAGATTCATGAAACTGGTGAATACAGAGACATTCACTATTTTGGTGGAGTTCCTCAAAGAGTTTAAAAATAGCTTTATTATAGACATAAGGTACAGGGCTGACCTAAATTGTGTGAGTATTGCTTACCTTCAGATTCGAAGGGTCGTTCTGCCTTGGCAATAGCCAAAGGCATAGCTTGACGATGGGTGTCGGTGGTTACTCCGGTCGCCATGGAGCTCTTGATGTGGCCGACGAGTTAGGTTTGGTGCCACGGAGCCTAGTAGTAGCCCGACGTAGGGGGCGGTGCAGGTCTTGGCGCTACTGTTGAAACCCTCGCCAGTGCGCATGGTGGGCCCCCAGGGGCCCTTATGGCCGGTAGGCCACCTTCGACGTGATGAGGTTAACGaagtgaaaggaaaatgtgcactTGGactatttctatattgttttggagaTTAGATGCATAACACACTATGTAAAAACTAGCATGATGTTGAGCAAAGGTACATGAAGCAAATTGAGTTTCGATGAGGACATAATGCAAATCTAAATGGATCGAGTATGAAGGTAAGTTCTAGACAACCAGtcaattgttttatgtgctaaacatgtttatctaagtgtcaGGAACTCAATTAAGTCAAGTGCAAAAGGAGCAAAAAAAAGTTTAGCTAAAACAGCCAGACGTGCACCAGCCTacgggtgcacaggacagtgtccggtgcccaggctggcgcgtcaacaaactcgctgctctcggaaaTTGCTGGGGACgctgcggctaaaattcaccggactgtccagtgagtcagCAGCGCCCGCGCCAATAGTGGGCAGCGCAATTAGTGCGCAAtcaacgggcgacgcgtggcccgagccaacggtcaccaggccgcaccggactgtccgatgtgccactagGCTACccggtgtgccaaggggaccgtggctgcaacggtcggcttcgccaaacaaggaaagaaatcatgcactgttcatgtccagtggtgcaccggaatgtccggtgtgcccacggatataaggcaagaattgcctaccaaatggagctccaacgactcctagctgccctgGGGCTAaaaaggaacccctaggcgcatggagcagtacaccaaccctccattgaacattctaagacacctagactctgcaAACACGCATCTGATTCATTATCTTCGAGTTTTGAGCACTTGTTTGAGCTGTGAACTCGTTGCGTTGTGTTttgtgctcgtttcttgacttgtgtgcgtgtcgttgctgcgcctctagctcttgcgtgtgtttctattcccaccttactcttgtggtttcattgtgatcaatcttgtaaatgtgtgaggctccaacttgtgaagattcctcacaaagTGGTTAAAACTCGAGATAAAGAAAACCGTAGTATTCAAGTGGATCGTTGGATCACctaaaaggggttgagtgcaacactCGTCCGTtggaacgccacaacgtggactaggcaagtgttccacttggccgaaccacgggataaaaattgtcgTGTCAACTGTCTCTATTCTTGTGCGATCGTCTTTACTTCTACTCACtttataattgctctaagtttaatactcatcttgtgaagagcaaaTAAGTGAAGACGTTGTCTCCCTCTCTAGTCATAGCATCTTAGTTTTGactccactaacatttcataaaccaagtttgtggtgtttaataattttacaggatcacctattcaccccctctagatgCTCTCACGAAGGCGTAGCCCTCGCTGGCCGGGAGGTGGAGTGTGCTTGGCTGGTGCTCaccagtcgtcggaggaggaactTCATCGCCTAGCTAGGAGAATTATATTCATGATTCTCCCTACCAGGACGATGAAGGTGTTTATAGGAGGTAAACATCTCCAGCCCCCTATCCCTCTAGTGTCAAATGTCGAAGACGTAGAGTCCGACCGGGTGATAGAATGTACTTGCCAGAGGGGTTAGAGGGTGGACACGAGAATTCACAGGGGCTTAGCATCCCCTACCTATCGCTAAATGTCGGAGACGTAGACTCCAGCCGGGTAAGGAACTTCAGTTTAGAGTTTGGCGCTAGAAGTAGGAGGATACTCATGAACACTTAAGGATTTTTGGGTATGGATGGAGATGCCTTAGAGGTTTTCCCTATGAAGTCACCTCGGCCTGAACTACTTCAGCCTAGTCTTCTCTCTACCAAGTGTGTCATCCCCTCTATAGCTAGGGATGGCAATTCTGCCCGCGGGCACTACGGATATCCGCGGGTTTCGTATCCGATGGGCATGGATACGGGTAAGAAATCTCGCCCACGGATAAGGATACGGGCAACACTTCTCACCCGCGGGTAATTGACGGATATAAAATTTCGCCCGCGGGTATTACCCGTTACCCGCTTAATTTATTAGCCCATCAAAATATCGCCCATGTGTTCATTTTATCCTAAAACATTGTGTTGTAATAATTAATTATCTTAagagtttgagacttatgtttgtggatGATCGATCATGTTTGTGGACTTTTAAGTTTGAACTATGTTCCTTGTCATTATTATGTCTGTCAAGTTGTTGTGTTCTTGGTAAAATGAACATGACCCCATACTCTATGGTATTTTCTGGCGAATAACGGGTTGTCCGATATCCGCGGATATCCTGCGGGTACGGGCACGGGTCGAAAATTTTACCCGCAAGCTCTCGCGGGCACGGATAAACACTAGCGGATATGTTAGCGGGCGGGTAAATGACTTACCCGCACTTTAtccgacccgctgccatccctatCTATAGCCTAAGAGAGGAGCTTAAATGAAGCCTGAGTCTCGAAAAGTGGACCCACAGAAATAAAGAGATCGTGGAGCAAGAACGGTGCTCGTGGATTGATATCTTCTCCGTCCATTCTTGTCTTCTGCCTGGTCTTGCTAGCGTGTGAGTTACAGCGGGGTTAGTTATGCGATTGCCCGTCGTTTTTGTTACACCCATCGCTATCGTTCAGGAGTCCTTTCTGTTTGCATCTGACGAGGTTATCCAACTGTTATTATGGCGAGCTTATCGGAATAAATCTAGAGATAGAGAAGATACGGCCCAAGCCCAACCGAAGCCCATACGTCTTGCACGGCTGCTTTTCTTTCCTTTATATACCCAGGAAGGCTGAAGCGAGCGGCCAGAATTGCTGCTGGGTGCTGGCCGTTGCGGGCGAACCGAAAATCACGGGCGCGAGAGATCGGAGCACGGCATGTCGGAGGAGCAGTTCCTCGCCGTGGCGGTGGAAGCCGCCAAGAGCGCCGGCGAGGTTCTTCTCTGCACTCCTTGCCTTCTTACCCTCTTCTCATGCCGTCTCCTCACTGGTTGCTGGTTTCCTGAGCAGATTATTCGCAAGGGATTCTACCAGACCAAGAACGTCGAGCACAAGGGCCAGGTATCCTCTCCGTCCCCGTCGCACCCGTCCATCTGGCGGTTTTGATTCCCTATGTCGGTGTTGATGCGCCACTCCATTGCGTCGCATCGATTGGATTGGGATTTGGTACTCACGGCGCTACGCGTTGCTCGTTGGTGGCAGGTGGATTTGGTGACGGAGACGGACAAGGCCTGCGAGGACCTCATCTTCAACCACCTCCGGAAGCACTTCCCGGACCACAAGTTCATCGGGGAGGAGGAGTCCGCGGCGCTCGGGGCCACCGCTGACCTCACCGACGACCCCACCTGGATCGTCGATCCCCTCGACGGGACCACTAATTTCGTCCATGGGTACAATGGCGTCATACCCTGCACTGCACCTTTTTTTTTGTTCAAATCTGTCCCCGTAATTATCTTTGCTCTTCTCATTCCAAGATTGTACGGATCTCTTGCATTGCAGTTTCCCATTTGTATGTGTCTCCGTTGGCCTCACCATTGGGAAAATTCCCACTGTCGGAGTCGTCTTCAACCCCATCATGAACGAGGTATTAAATAATTCAGCATCCTGCATCCAGCATAACGTTCACATATATAGTGTTGCAATGAATTGGAGGACGCTATATAATCTGTCCCCTAATTCTAACCGTGTGATATGTTTTGCCACTGAATTTTGTAAAGATGTTAGTTTAATCTCAAGCTGCTTGTTCCATTTAGCTTTTCACGGCGGTTCGTGGAAAAGGGGCTTTCCTGAATGGCTCTCCAATTAAAGGTACACCCTGATTTAGCTACATTCAATTGAACATTCAAGGAACAtgttgctccctacacaccttttCCCTCAAGTTGCTCGTGCTACTTTGAATATGTGCATCCTTTTTACGCAGCATCATCTCAAGATGAGTTAGTGAAGGCTCTTCTGGTAACAGAGGTAAGTGGTGCTGCCAATTATTAAATTAAACCACACTGTTTACACAATAGTAAGTCAAGTTTGTTTCACTAGAGGATGATAGCATATGCGGGAACTCTATTGCTGCTTCTTCCTCTTAAATTTAAATGATATCATCACAACAATCTAGTTTGAAAATAACTACTACTAAATCAGTAGGAACTATCATCTAAAATTGGACGCCCATCCTGCATTTGTTTCCTGAAATGTTTTGACAAACATCCTTCTAAAAAGTTGAATTAGACGACTAAATGACCAAGTGCAAACATGTTACATGCATTGTTTTAAAGGCATTGCCTAGGCGTCCAAGCGCCCGAAAGATCCAAGGCGTCCCCGTCGCCTAGGTAAGAATCAGCAAGAGGGCAGAGGGGAAGGGGAAGGGGCGGCGCTGTTTCGGGACGGCAGCGCCGAATTGGGAGCGGCGGAGGCTGAATCGGGGGCGGCGACATCCGAATCGGCAGCGGCGGTGGCTCAATCGGGGGCAGCAGCAGCTGAATGGTGGGGGAGAGAGGCAACCTAGGGTTGCCAGAGGAAGGACTATATGGGCTGGCTAGTGGGCTGGGCCTCCTACcccttctttttttctttttctttttttccttttcttcctCCTCCATGGGGCTGTTTTGCTGATTCTCGGGTTGATAAGGCGTCACCTTGCTTGCCTTAGGGGTCGCCTAGGCGTCTAGGTAGTGGTCCAGCGCGTTATCTCGTCTTAAGAACCATGGTTACATGGATAAGACATGCATCATTGAAGAAAGTTAATTCTTGTGtgctcttttatttcatcacctgGCCTACTTTTTGTCTATCCATATCTTCACCTGGCGTGCTTTATTTTGATAGCTGCAACTTGATTTTGTCTTGAAAGGCACTGCTCCCATGTAACTGCATGTAATGCATCTTCTAAATTGTGGATGACAATGTACATCCTAGAACCTCTTGCATGCTCCTTTTGTTTTGTCTCCTGGCATTCTTGGTACTTTGATAGCTGTGACTTGATTTTTGGCTTGAATGGCAAATGCTCTTTTGTAACTGCATGTGGTACATCTGGACTGTGGATGGCAATTTACATCCTAGGACCTCTTAAGAAAATCTGCTGGGGATACTAAACTGATAATTATACTGATTGATCAGGCTGGAACCAATAGAGACAAGACCACTGTGGATGATACAACCAACAGAATCAACAGGCTACTATACAAGGTAAACTGTGAAAGTAACATCAGTTGCCTCAAATATAAATACAGTTCAAGTATCAAC
It contains:
- the LOC100283131 gene encoding inositol monophosphatase 3 — its product is MSEEQFLAVAVEAAKSAGEIIRKGFYQTKNVEHKGQVDLVTETDKACEDLIFNHLRKHFPDHKFIGEEESAALGATADLTDDPTWIVDPLDGTTNFVHGFPFVCVSVGLTIGKIPTVGVVFNPIMNELFTAVRGKGAFLNGSPIKASSQDELVKALLVTEAGTNRDKTTVDDTTNRINRLLYKIRSIRMCGSLALNMCGVACGRLDLCYEIGFGGPWDVAAGAVILQEAGGLVFDPSGGEFDLMSRRMAGSNSLLKDKFVKELGDTN